Genomic DNA from Panthera leo isolate Ple1 chromosome E3, P.leo_Ple1_pat1.1, whole genome shotgun sequence:
AGAGGCGCGCGCCCTCCGGAGGGGCCCCTGGCGCAGGGAAAGGCTGGCCAGAGGGGCCTCCAGGCGCTGGGGGCGGCCTCCGCCTCAGCCCCGGGTGGCCCCATGCGCCCCTATTTGCAGCTACATCGCGCTGATCGCCATGGCCATCCAGCAGAGCCCCTCGGGCAGGGTGACCCTGTCCGGCATCTACGACTTCATCACGCGCAAGTTCCCCTACTACCGAGCCAACCAGCGCGCCTGGCAGAACTCCATCCGCCACAACCTGTCCCTCAACAGCTGCTTCGTGAAGGTGAGCCCccatcgccccccccccaccccccgctccccgGAGTGGCCCCTGGGTGTCGTCGGCCTGGGGACTCCTGGGCCAAGTCCTtcctggctgggggcggggatggACTGTAGAGCAGCAAGCCTCCAATCTGCCCCGTGAGCGGCGCCACCCACCCCAAGGTCAGGCACCTGCCCCAGGGGGGGGCTTACCCTGGAGCCCTAGGCGGAGCCAGACGCCTGGAGGGGCGGGCGGGAGCGCTCCGggagccagcccctcccccccgcggAGCCCCGCCCTCTCCCGCAGGTGCCTCGGACGGAGGGCCACGAGAAGGGCAAGGGTAACTACTGGACGCTGGCGGCCGGCTGCGAGTCGCTGCTGGACCTCTTCGAGAACGGCAACTATCGCAGACGGCGCCGGCGCCGCGGCCCCAAGcgcgagggggcggggcaggcgcgtgcggggggcgcgggggggccGCAGGGGCCCCCTGAGCCAGCCCCAGgccagccccccgcccctgccagccCGGCTGCCCTGGGGAAGGCGGAGCACAGGGGCATCAAGTTCAGCATTGACTACATCCTGTCCGCGCCGGGCCCTTTCCCGGGGCTCAAGGGTCCCTACGGCCAGCAGGAGGGCAGAACCCCGCGGCTGGAGGCCCAGCAAATGAACCTCCACCTGTGGACGATATGAGGCCGGGCTGGCGCCCGGTCGGTCCCGGGGCTTCCGGGCGATTTcggcccccacctccagccaaGAAGCCAGGTTTTGCCACATCCCGCTAGCTTCCCCGGACTCGTGTTCCGTGCCGAACACCAGCATGGGCTGGAGGGCCAAGAGGTCAGTCTTCTGGCTTCATCCTTCCCAAGTTCCCTTGCAGGAAGACCCATGGGGTCCCGCCCTAGGTTCACTGAGCAGCCCCACTCTGCGGGATATGAATACAGGTTCGGGGCCACACTCGCTCACAGACAAGGCAGCACCTCATCCCTCTGTCTTCTGAGAACTGGCTGCACAGACCCCACACCCTGGAAGCTGCCCGTGAGCTCTGGATGCAGATGGCGAGGTGGGTGGGCATCTTCCCAGAGCTAGAAGTGCAAACGGTGAAACCAGATATTCCTTGACCCCATGAATGTCGTCCCCGAGTTTCTGACGGTGGCCCTGTTATGGACGATGTGATCGGAAGTTTAAGCGCATCTCGTGTTGCGGACAGAATATCCAACGATTGCTTCAGAAATCCCGTGCACTGTTTTAtacaggaaagaaggcaggaagacgGGCGGAGCAAGGGGGGCTCCGAATTTGGGACAACGTGGGGGGAAGCACACTTTTCTTGGTTCTTGTGAGCAGGGAGTTAGCTCCTATTCGGGCGTGTTCCGCCCGGCTGGTTTCCCAAGAGAGCAGACACTACGTCGTAGCAGGCGGCTGACAGATTCCGCTACACTCGAGCTGTACAATTAGGGAGCGCACAATTACAAGCTTTGGAGGTGGGTACACTccatttgaaatgtaaatgatttAATTACCGTGTGGAGACGGGCATCTTAAAAAACACAATTATGCACAGTGAAACTATTTGACCAACCTTATCATTTTTCACCAGCCCATTTCTGCAGAGTTAATTGCTTTCCATGACTTAATTTGAACATTAGTATGGATTACACCTAATCTGATCCACTAGGTGACAATGATTGGCTAATTCCGTAAACAACAAAAACACGCCCAAGAAGGCTGGCTGCCTCAGCTGGGAATTACATGGTCGTGCTTTATCGGACTCTGAAAAACCCAGACCAGtaaaggaaggcaggcaggcaggaggtaGAGGCAGAGCCACGCAGGACTCGCTCGGACTAGCTTGCTTCCGATTCAGACGCGTCGTTCCACGGCCGCAGTATCACTTGTCCACCCTGTACAGACTCCTTGGGTTGCTGTCAGTGTTTTGAGAAGAGGGGAGAAGGCCGTTGCTTGCAAGTGTCGTGAAACGCCTGGTCCCTGAGTCCGGAGACGACCCCTGGTGGTGATGCGCCCACCGCCTGCCCGCCCGCACTCTCTCCGTTTGGCCAGGCCTTGCCAAGGGGGCAGCCTGCCAGCctcgtggggggaggggagccctgcCTCAAGGAGCCCTCTGGAAAGCAGGAACAAGGACACCTCTCCGAAGACGCCTGCCGCCGGATCTCTTGCCTGGGAAGGCACCCGACACCAGTGGGTCCTCCTGCCCGCCGGGCACGGCGCTGGCCCCCCGTCTGGGGCTGTCTCCGGAGCGGGCACGCCGGCCCTGGTTGACGGTCGCGTGATTCCCCCTCCCTGTGCTACAGATGGGGCCCGGCGAGCAGGCGGGCCCGGCATGTGGCTCTGGGGATGGGCTGCTGACGCTTCCTCCACACTAAGGCTCGTGCGGCTCGGAGGGGCcctgtgcgcgtgtgtgcgtgtgtatgtgtcgTCCGTGTGCACGCCTGCTATTTACGCCCTTTGCCGGTTGTGCGGAGAGCGCTGTTTTAACGGTAGTAGACGCGGCCTGGGGGGCACACGGCGTCCGAAGGTGTAGTTTTCTGCTACCGATGAAGCGAATACGATGTGCGTTTTATCTTTCGGGTTCTAGCCGTGTTCTTCCTGTGTTTTGTGCCGGTGAGCACAGCCTGACGGCGAACAGGAGATTCCTGTGTCCTAAACAGGGTAATTTTGGAAGAAGGTCCAgccttggtggggggtggggggtggggggtggggggtgggggtgcgccTGGGGGGCCAGACAGGCGGTTAGCGTGTCCTCCCTGCGCACGCGGTCTGGGGCAGACGCTCACCGGCCACCGGGTGGCGAAAAGGGTGTCGCCGGGCAGGCGAGGTCTGGGCACCAGGAGGTGTTACGTTTGTTCTGCAAAGGGTATCAATCATGTTCTCGAACGCGAAGGGACATTTTCAATTTGCCAGCGTGTGATACCCCACGACTTCACAAAGTCTCCCAGCCCTCAGAGTGAGTGGCATTTAATACCAGACAACATCGCAGGGGTGAGGGCTGGCTCTGGCCTATTCAAATGCCACTGCCACCACGCAGACTCGCCCAGCGCCGTTATAATTAAAGACTTTATGCCTCTCTTGCAAATCCGCTGATTGATCACCGATACGTACATTACCCCCACATCACCCCCGAGCAGATGTCTGCCACACGGTTACGGATCACCAGGTTTCCATTAACAAAGCTGGGAGGCGCTGCCGTGCGGGAGTTCAGGGGAGGTGTGTGCAAAGCACCATCGCGCTGAGCGAAGTTCCCGGCCGGGCGGCATCCAGGCTGAGCTGCTCCTCACCCAGCCTCTGTGGGGGGCTGTCCCTCCTCACGGCGGCGGCTGGAGACCGATGGAGACCACACCCACATtcggggggacagagagagagccctggGACCGGAGCAGGGGCAGGACTTGGGCGCCCAGTGCCCTCCCTCGCCCCATGTCCGACCTCGGGGTCCAGGGAGGCCTCCCGTGGCTGACAGCGGCCTCCACACCAAGCCATCCGTCGGCTCTTGATCTGCCCCCAGGGAAGCAGGGAAAAGGCCTCATTTCTCctcaaattccttccttcctttattgaGCAGTTCTGGGGCTatttgttcattcgttcattcaacaaacgtcCAGGAGCCCTGTTCTAGGTGCCGGGGTGCAACTGTGAGCAGGCTGTGTCCCTGCAGCGTGTACGGGGAGCCCCACGCCTCCACGGGGCCGGGAAGCAAGCCTGCTGGCGGGATGCTGAGAGAGAGCACTCAGGGTTCCACAGCTGGCTCAGAGAGTGTGGCCAGGCAGGGCCCCACAGGAAGCCACCTCCGGGCTGGGCAGGCGCACGTGTGCCAGGGGGGGAAGGGCATTCCCGGCGGGAGGTGGTGAGCCAAGCCCCCGAGGTGGGAAGGACGTGGGGCTGGGGGCGTgcagaaggccagtgtggctggagaggaCACAGGCAGGGAGAAATGAATGAGAAGACCCCAGCCCCCAAGTCCAGGCCGAACATCCGTTTCTCGAGACTCTGAAACGCATCTCCTGCATTCGCCTGTCTGTCACTGCTCTTTCTGGTACCTGGAGCTCCTACAGGGCAGCCCCCTCCCGTGTCCGGGCGCTTCGCCTTGGCTCATGTGGCCTCCACACTGGCTCTTACTGGAGCACACACACCGCATGTCTCCTGCTCTCGTTCTCAAACCTCTGTCCCCGACCTGTCCCATCTTGTGCTGGTGAAACCAAGGTGCAGGTCCGGGCTCGGTGGGTGATGTGGGTGAAAATGGTGTACAGAGCGGGGAGGGGTCCTCTGGAGTTCCTGTCAGCACCAGCCTCCTTGGCATCTTCTGAGCCTCGGTTGGCTGTCCCAGAGTGACCTTGGAGGCCTTCGGACCCGTGGTCCTGCTCCCCCCCGGGCGGGGGCCGGAAGCAGCACCAGGCTGGGAGCCTCGAGGTGTGTGTGCTCAGACAGGGCACCTGCCCACCGGAGCCCTGGGGTCTGTATCTGTGGCACGGGCCACCCCAGAACCCCCAGAGACGCAGCTGAGATGGAGTAGGGCCACGCCCAGGCCACGCCCAGAACCCCGACTGCTAAGTCTGTCTTCCGTCTCACGTTcccccctctccgccccccaTCTGCTCAGCCCAGACCcagggagggagtcagggaaggGACTGGCTCACTGGGCTCTGAGGGGCCTCATGGAAGCTGGACCCCCAGGCCGGGCAAGTCCTCTGGGCACCTCCCTTCCTTGAAGCAGCCCCCAAGGCCCCCGCTCCTTCCCTGGTACCCCAAATCTGCCCTGGGCACTGCCACAGGCAGGCTGGGATGGGGTCTGCCTTCAGAGGGGCAGGGTGGCCCCGGAGGGCTGTCCTTCTCCCATGGGTACGGCTTCCACAGAGTCTGGCCTCCCATTCTGGGGCTTGGGCAGCACTGCCCTCTCTGCCTCATCCCTGCACTGTGGGCTGAGGCCCTCAGCACTGAGCTGGGTGCAAGGACACAGGTAcctcctgtcctgtcctgccACCCCAGGGTCTGGGCTCCCTCGGAAATTCCTCTGGTTCCAACCCCCGGGATAGACACTGGGCTGTGTGGGTGCAGAGCCAACAACAGTGAGATTACCTGGAGGCCAAGGACTCTGGGACCAAACAGgcctatttctaaattttttaatgcttttttttttaatgttttttacttatttttgagagagagacagagcacacacaggggaggggcggagagagagggagacacagaatcggaagcaggctccaggctctgagctctgagcacagagcccgacgtggggatcgaactcgtcaactgcgagatcatgacctgagccaaaatcggacgcccaacccactgagtcCCCCGGACGCCCCTAAAGGCCTATTTCTTACCAAAAGTATGTAACTGAAAAGAAGCATTGCAGGGTGAGGTCCCCTCCCGGTCcctgtctgccccccaccccaaatccctGACACATGGCCCCTCTGTGGAGGGTCCTTCCGTGTTTCCCATCCGGGGTTCTGACCCGGCTCTGCTGAAACCTCTCTCCTGGCCACAGGAGCATATCTGGAGCAGATCTAAGCTGCCCGAGGAGCCCGCAAGTGGGGAGGCCCATGGGAGGGAGCATCAAGTGATCACGTGACCCGTGTGGGACCTCACATCAAGGCCATGGACTCACCACACAGGTGTCCGAGGGGGCGAGGGGGCAGCTCCCCCAGAGGGGGGTGCTCATCTGACAAAATGCGGTtgaaggcagggctggggaggaaaaTCCTCAAGGGTCAGTGACCAGGCCGAGACCCCACAACAACCCACTCTCAGAGGACGTCCGCCCAGAATATGTGTGAGGACAGGAAAGGGCCCCCCTGGTGCAGGACCctggtggggagggcgggggcacTCTGCCTTCGGGCCAAGCgggcagccccacccaccccacagaCGATGAAGGCCTGGAAGTTCCCGGGGGGCGGGCGGAAGGGCATGTCATCATTCACAGGTCAGCTCACCCCGCAGACCCCGGCCTGGCAGTCGGGGTCCAGCCCAGACAACAGTACCAGCAGGTGCTGGTCTTTGCTGGGGGCTCCCCACATGCTGGGCACTGTTCTGAGGATCCCCGAGCCATACGAAGTGGGTCAGGTGACTCCCTCCATCTCctgggtgaggcagagagagggtgccGTGGCGTGTGAGCTTCTGGGGTCCGACCACACCTGTCGGCAGCTTGTCTGGAGGGCCCCAGGGTCACTGGCCAGGCAGGAGTGTGACAGCTGGGGCCACTCTGGGAGGTGGGAGAGTACAGGCCAGGCGCCCAGGGTCCCCACAGTCCCTGGGAGCCTGCCCCTACCTGCCTCTTCCCAGGGTgccccctgctctgtgccctagGCAGGtggctgagggcagggagggggcagacccAAGCTCCATttcacaggggaggaaactggggctcagagacgCCTCACAGAGCTTGTTGGGGCAGAGGCGGGTCCTCAGTCCACCCTAACCCATCCAGGGGCCTGGGATGCCAGGCCGAGGGTGTAATAACACCTTCCGGGCTAGAGGTGAAATGTAATCAgactgggccccccccccccccccgtctgccAGCTGCGGCCACCATTTGACCCCAGAGACCTCAAATGTGGGAATGTGAGGCAGCATGGACCTGTGCAGCCCATCTTCCCAGGTCCCTGCCTTCCAAGCGGGGGACATGAGAACCgcctctccctccccacggggatgAGCCTGGGCCGTGAACACTCCAAGAGGaacctgggggaggggacggcGCACGCGGTCTATCACCTGTGACTTGATTTTGTATCCAGCCAAGTTAACAACCCGTGAACATTTGCAACATCACAGTTTCTATCCCTCTCAACATGCAAGTGTATCTTTGCTGGTGGGCCTCGCCCGAGCGCCCGCTGCTCTAGAGAAGCTCCCGGAAGGGAAGGCGAGCCTGTCAGGCCGCGTCCGGCCGACTGAGAATTAACGGCCCCGTGCGCTCTTGCCTGGCTGCGTTTCTCCAGCTTTAGGCCACTTGAGACGGGGTCCACACGAGATGTGAGCTCGCTCAACCGAGACAGCAGAATTAGATTTATAATGAAGCACAGTCACGCAGCCACACGGTTTccgaagaaaaggaaattgagtgGGAACATCTGAGCTGATTTAGCTGTCGGTGCGAGCCCTGTGGGGAAGCTGACACACCGACCGCCGGCCGCTGCATTTCCCCGGGTCCCCTGTCAGGCCCTCCTAGCAACCACCGGACATCCCCAAGCTCACTGCGCCCACCTGGTCCCCGGGGGACCCGCGAGCACTCCGCCTCGTTCCCGTTCCCACGAGCCCGGGACTCACACAACCGCCTATCCTCACCCTCCAAAGCCGCTGAGCTTCTGGGTTTGAGAGACACCGCGGTTTTTTGTTCCTGGGTTTGGAGCAAGCACATGAGCGTTAGAGCAGCGCCCTCATAGGCTGGTTCACGGGAGCTGATCCCAGACGGTGAGGGTGTCACGGCCATTCCCAGCCGTTCTCGTTTCACACCCGGCTCAGTCCCTCGGGGCATGCCTGTGGCCAGCCACCAGCCCCGTGCCTGGAGCCTCGTGCGGCACTCGGCaaacacggatggacctagagccagggcccctgggggctcctggTCTGGACCCCCCTCTTACGGGCCACGGTGGCAGGAACCCTGGAGGACACAGAGCAGGGAGTCCCGCTACCCAGCAAGAAGTCGGGGCAAAGGGGCGGCACACTGGGGGCCAGTGGGCCCGGCGGCGGCCCAGCTGGGgcccctctccacacacacagaaaggaaacacGGAAGGCCAGCCTGGTGCTCTGGGTGGCAGTGCAGCTGCCTCCCTCGAAGACACAGGTCCGGGCTCTGGGCACCTGCACGCGGTGGGGACTCCGGGGCGCCCACGAGAAGCCGCTTTGTCTCTGCTGGCCAGACAGGCGCAGGACGACAAGGAGAGCCAGACTGCCCAGGCCGGGGAGTTGTGTTCGCAGGGAGGTCCGGTGCACAGGCACACACGCATGTGTTTGCACACATGCACGCAGCACCCGCCAGGGGAAATGCACGGGCTCAGAGAGAAAACAGGCATCTCACCGGGTGCTGGGCTGACCTCCCTGCTGCCGTGGCACCCGCGGGCCCTGCCACCTGGAGCTCCCTCTCCCAAAAGGCCTCTTCCACCCTCATGGGCTCGCAAAACCCCGTCGGGCTTTCAAGCCATGGTGCAACACAAGCCTCCTCTGTCCAGGCCCCCGGCGCCCGCGGGCGCAACAAAGCTGTTGGGGCACGTACTCAAGTGAGAGAGCAAGGAGCACTTACAGGGACACCTCATCTGCCCCCGCGAcacagaggagggagcagagccTCAGAGGGATGTGCCAGGGCCGCATGGCTCCGGGTGggtccctggcctccaccccccacagaggcagggccaggagctgtgctgccccccgccccccctcctgGAGGCATCCGACTTCCTGGCAACCTTGCCCTCGGTAGGTGCTCAGTGCATGCACGTCCTTGTCTCTTGCAGGGCCTTGGGCCCACAGGGCAGGACGTTCCAGACACGAAGACAAGCCAGGCACATGTGTCTGCAGTTGCTGAAAAGCTGGGAACAATTTTTCCCCACTGTTTTCTGTTTAGATTAACTGACTTGGCCGGATGCTGTCTGGGAAACCGGCTGCTGTGTCCTCCCGTCAGCCTGGAGGGGCAGACCGGCAGACCCCAGCACCCGGGCACGAAGGGCTTGGCGGAGGGGGTGGTCTGGGCCAGGCTGGGAGACGgggccaggcccagccccagAAGCCCAGTGCCCCGCACGTGGGACGGGCACCGTGGTCCACCCTGTCTGTGAGCCAGTCCCGGCGGGGCTGCTGGGGACACCTGTACTCTACTTCTGGCCGCCCCCATCAGGGCCAGCACTCGGGACCCCACAGTCCAGTCCTAGAGACGAGGGGCCCTCCCAGGCACTGCCCACAGCACTTGAAGCAAAAGAGGCCGGGCGGGCGGATTtgatccccattctacagatgagaggCTGAGAAAAGAGGTGGGTCTGTGTGGTTCTTTGTCCCCCACCAATGGCCCTTTGAGGGCCTCACGTCACAGACCGTGGGACAAGGGGTGGCTGCAGACGCCTGCGTCCCTCAGCAGCACTTCTGGTCCATCCTAGATTGGAGCCTATGCGTCCTATGTTGGCTCTTTCTGGATCTGCCTCTCTGGCTCCCGTTCTTGCCTCTGGAGCTCTCCCCTAGCACCCGGGGGCTTCGGCAGGAGGAGCAGACCAAGGGGCCCGGGACCCTCCCAGAGCAGGGTGTCGCTGGTGGGGAGGGCGCCATGTTGAGGCCAGAACTGGGGCAACCAGCATCTGCTGGGAGGAGCCCGCACCTCCGACGGAAGAAGGTCTGTTCCGCCCAGAGGATCATCACTGCAATCAGTCCCTGTGGCTGGctgtccccaccctgctcccttGGGGCTAGCCCCTCCCACCTATGGCCACCTGGCACACCCTTCATCCTTGAATGGATCCAGACTTCCTCAGTCACATTACTTCTTCCCCTTGGCCACAGAGATCGGTGTAGGGAGGGTCACAAGACCCCCACACAACTGAAGAAACCCCAGTCCCAGGGCCTTTGCTGAAACAGTGGGAAAGAAGGCAGGTGGAACACGACTCGAACTATATGTGGCTACATACGGCCATCTCGCCCTTGCCTAGGAAAATCCCACTGGAGAATACGCAGCACACTCAGAAGCAGAGCCAAAAGATGGGGAGACAGATTCCTGACAGCAGGAGAACACCTAGATCCAGCCACGCCTGCAGCCATTCCTTTGCAGTTATCTATGCCAGTAATACTCTGCAGGGCTCAAGGTAGTTTGATCTGTGATTCTAACACTCCCGACTGAAGGAGCCTTGTTTATACAAGTGTTTCGGTATTTGCTCCTCAACGGGGGATAAATGCTTTAGCCCAAGAAATATATCCCTAATGTAAGAATCATGACCAGTGGGACAGACACAGCAGCTTAAAGGCCTTCGTGCTCAAGCACAGGGTGGAAGCCTGGCCCACAGGCCACTGAGTCTGAACCCCCTGggaaagaaatgcagattctcctACAAGTTCCGAATCAATACAGCTGAGGAGGGCCCTGGAGTCTGCATTCTCACAAACCTTCTGATGCGTGACAGTGTGGGAGCCACAGTCCTGGTCTCCCTGCAGCTGGGGCAGTTGCAAGAGGGCATTCAGGTAGTTAAGACCCTTGTGCTGCCCGCCTGCCCCCGCCCTGCGCTGGGGGCTTGGTCTGTAGACTCACACatcgggggaggggtggagacgaCTCTGCCGCACCCTGTGTCCCAGAGAGAGGGTGGGCCCCCGGGACACGACCCTGCTGCCGAGGCCAGGACCGCACTGACCCGGGCGGCCAGCTGGGAGGagaagggcgggggcggggaggggggggggggctggagggaTGGCCACCCCAACCATAAGAAAGGCTCACAGCCGGCACAGCCAGGGCGGGCACGGCAGCGGGCGGGCCCTGGGCACCGTGTCTCGTGTGTCCCACGCAGACACAGCCTCCCATCCAACAGAGGAGGCGGGGCAGACTCAGCTGGGGCTCCCGCCCCTCCGGCCACACGTCTGAGCTGAGGCAACACCGGCCCTCCCTGTGCTTGAACTTTTGCACGTACACCACTGCCCATCCGCCCCATCCCCTGCCGGGCTCCCCGGGGTCACTGCCAACACATTTGCTGCACAGAGTCTGGCTCGGGCCGCGTGTCGAGGACCAGCTGCCGAccccggcccggcccctcccGGCAGGCGTGATGCCCAGCCCTGTCTGTCCAGGCGCTCTGGACCGGGAGCAGAAGGGGCTTCTCCCACCATCTGCTCACCAGTGTGGCGTTCTCGGTGCGAGTGTGAACACGGGGTGTTGCCGGGGGCCGGTTTGTGCCTGAGGGTGAGCGTGTACCTGCGACCGTGTGCTCCTCTGAGTGTGCACTGTTGTGCATCCACGTGCAACCGGGCATAGTGCAGGTTTTGCTGGTGACTGTGCGTTGCACACGAGTGTGCAAAGCGTGGGTTCTCTGGATGTGTCTGGGGGGGCGTGTCTCACCCTCCAAGTGACGGGCGGCTGGGGAGGGCGGAACAGGCACGCGCAGGGGTCTCGGGGACCTCACGCTCCCTCACTCCCAGATGGGGGTCTGTCGCCGCCCTCACGACCGGCTCACATCGGCGCAAACCCGGCGGCTTCTCCCAGTCTTTCTGTGCCAAGACGTGTGTTCAGTGGCTCCTGCGAGGGCCCAGATCCCGCAGGAGTGTCTCCTCCCAGGGCAGGTGGCGGCTGGGGTCTCGCAGGGGTCTCCACGGTGAGCTCACCCGAGGAGCCAGCACCATGCGGCCGAGGAAAGCAATCAGCACGCCGTCCCGCTGAATGTAAAGGTTAGTACATAAATCAAGGGAAATGTCAAACGCCTTTTTACACTGATTGAGATGTAATTTAGGGCGGGGCCGTGCCGGTCACTGGAGCGCAGGGAACCGGGAAGAAATCACGTCTGTAATCACCTAGAGATTGATGGACCCTCACCCCAGACCCAGCCTTTGTAGCCTCCCAGGACACAGTGACTGTGGCCGGTGCGGGTCCTGCATCCGTGGGACTGACCAGAACCCAGGATGCGTCACAAACACAGGCCGGGCCACAAGAACTTTCCAAATGCCCCACAGACAGCACACATCCTGGGATCATCCCTGAGGGGCCGGGGTGGTCGTCTCTGGACGTAAAGCTCAGCTCCACCGGCCGGTCTCTCCTCGGCCAAGACCTTCCCAGGCactgggtctcctcctctctcctggggCCCCCGACCGACAGGATCCGGCCCAGGGCCTAGCGGCTTGTGAGGGAGGTGGGGCTCCCGCCTCACAGGTGTGACAGGCTTCAGATACACTTTTTACATAACATTATCCTCCCATGAGACGATGCACACAGTCTATGTGTGTGTCAAATGTGTTAGTGAACACaagcattaaaaacacttttaaaaatcacagccctggggcacccgagtggctcagtcggttaagcgtctgactcttgatttctgctcaggtcgcgatctcatggtccgtgcggtggaggcccacgtcgggctgtgctgacctcatggatcctgcttgggattctctctctccctctgtctctgctgctcccctggtcaggctgtctctctctcaatataaataaatagatcaaaGTGGCCCCTTTCCTGTCTCAGCCTCAAGAGACCCTGGCCGTGCCCTGCTCCCCGACCCCGCACTGAGGCGTCCTCCGGGTTCCCGAGCTGAGCCTGGCTCCCGGCTTTCTGCTCTCTGCCAAGGAACCAAACATTAGTCCCTTGTTCAGGCACCTGCCTTTGCAGCCTGGCTACCGGACATTGTGCTCTGAGACTCAGTGCTCAGGCTGCCTCCTTCAGGAAGACTCCCCGCTGCCCTTCTGTCCAGGCTAGGC
This window encodes:
- the FOXL3 gene encoding forkhead box L3 isoform X1; translated protein: MFDSSQYPYNCFNYDADDYPVGSSDEQKRLTRPAYSYIALIAMAIQQSPSGRVTLSGIYDFITRKFPYYRANQRAWQNSIRHNLSLNSCFVKVPRTEGHEKGKGNYWTLAAGCESLLDLFENGNYRRRRRRRGPKREGAGQARAGGAGGPQGPPEPAPGQPPAPASPAALGKAEHRGIKFSIDYILSAPGPFPGLKGPYGQQEGRTPRLEAQQMNLHLWTI
- the FOXL3 gene encoding forkhead box L3 isoform X2, translating into MAIQQSPSGRVTLSGIYDFITRKFPYYRANQRAWQNSIRHNLSLNSCFVKVPRTEGHEKGKGNYWTLAAGCESLLDLFENGNYRRRRRRRGPKREGAGQARAGGAGGPQGPPEPAPGQPPAPASPAALGKAEHRGIKFSIDYILSAPGPFPGLKGPYGQQEGRTPRLEAQQMNLHLWTI